Proteins from one Arthrobacter sp. DNA4 genomic window:
- a CDS encoding TSUP family transporter gives MISGFESIQLTTIILIVVAGFAAGWVDAVVGGGGLIQLPALLLVPGIAPVQALATNKMGSIFGTATSAATYYRRVGPDLRTAVPMAVIALAGSFGGASLAATLLAGVFKPIIVVALVAVALFTALKPSVGELTALRHEGHRHYVVACLIGAVIGFYDGLIGPGTGSFLVIALVSAMGYAFLEASAKAKIVNMATNAGALLFFLPHGSILWGIGLLLGAANMAGGYLGARTAVQQGSKFVRVVFLVVVGALIVKLGYDVWQENFA, from the coding sequence GTGATCTCCGGCTTCGAGTCGATCCAGCTCACCACCATCATCCTGATCGTGGTGGCTGGATTCGCAGCCGGCTGGGTTGACGCGGTGGTGGGCGGCGGAGGCCTTATCCAGCTTCCCGCACTGCTGCTGGTTCCCGGCATTGCGCCCGTCCAGGCGCTGGCCACCAACAAGATGGGCTCCATCTTCGGGACCGCCACCAGCGCCGCCACCTACTACCGGAGAGTGGGGCCGGACCTTCGGACGGCGGTCCCCATGGCCGTCATAGCCCTCGCGGGCAGCTTCGGCGGAGCGAGCCTGGCGGCCACCCTGCTGGCCGGGGTCTTCAAGCCCATCATCGTGGTGGCGCTGGTCGCCGTCGCGCTTTTCACCGCCCTCAAGCCCAGCGTCGGCGAGCTGACGGCACTGCGGCACGAAGGCCACCGGCACTATGTGGTCGCCTGCCTCATCGGTGCGGTGATTGGGTTCTATGACGGGCTCATCGGCCCCGGGACGGGGTCTTTCCTGGTCATCGCCCTGGTGTCCGCCATGGGGTATGCATTCCTGGAAGCGAGCGCCAAGGCCAAGATCGTGAACATGGCCACCAACGCCGGGGCGCTGCTGTTCTTCCTGCCGCACGGCTCCATCCTGTGGGGCATCGGCCTGCTGCTCGGAGCAGCCAACATGGCCGGAGGCTACCTGGGCGCCCGGACCGCGGTGCAGCAGGGCAGCAAGTTTGTCCGGGTGGTCTTCCTGGTGGTTGTCGGGGCCTTGATCGTCAAGCTCGGTTACGACGTCTGGCAGGAAAACTTCGCCTGA
- a CDS encoding pyridoxal-dependent decarboxylase — protein MAHGDDGYAAALAAAAGHSQAWLASLRNRPVGPRLHASDLACVFGGPLPAAGMPAAEVIDFLATQAEPGLMAMPSGRFFGWVIGGTLPAALASDWLVSAWDQNAGLRYATPATAAIEEAAGQWVLELLGLPQGADVGFVTGATMANFTGMAAARWRLLADAGWDLDRDGLSGAPRIRCFVGRERHDTVDLGLRYLGLGKPREVDADGQGRLVPAALDVALADGAGPALVCLQAGNLHSGAFDPFAEAIAVARKHGAWVHVDGAFGLWAAAVPELRHLTRGFEEADSWGTDAHKTLNVPYDCGIAIVRDPSALRAAMGLHASYLVHDAEGPGDPFEKVPELSRRARGVPVWAALKSLGRDGVAAQVGGLAAAATAIAEGVAALDGVEVLNDVGYTQVCLAFGDDETTRAVTARIIEEGKVWMSGSHWRDRDILRVSVSNWHTAGEDVATAVDAVRSALAAVRNS, from the coding sequence ATGGCACACGGCGACGACGGGTATGCCGCGGCGTTGGCGGCCGCAGCAGGGCATTCGCAGGCCTGGCTGGCCAGCCTCCGGAACCGCCCTGTAGGACCCCGCCTGCATGCCTCTGATCTTGCCTGCGTGTTTGGCGGGCCGCTGCCCGCAGCGGGCATGCCCGCTGCTGAGGTGATCGATTTCCTGGCCACGCAGGCCGAGCCCGGGCTGATGGCCATGCCCTCCGGCCGGTTCTTCGGCTGGGTCATCGGCGGCACGCTGCCCGCTGCCCTGGCCTCCGACTGGCTGGTCAGTGCCTGGGACCAGAACGCCGGTCTCCGCTACGCGACTCCGGCGACGGCAGCCATCGAGGAAGCCGCCGGTCAGTGGGTGCTGGAGCTACTGGGGCTGCCGCAGGGGGCCGACGTCGGCTTCGTCACCGGCGCCACCATGGCGAACTTCACCGGAATGGCCGCTGCCCGGTGGCGGTTGCTCGCGGACGCCGGCTGGGACCTGGACCGGGACGGCCTCTCCGGTGCACCCCGGATCCGCTGCTTCGTGGGACGGGAACGGCACGACACCGTGGACCTTGGCCTGCGCTACCTGGGCCTTGGTAAGCCAAGGGAGGTCGACGCCGACGGCCAGGGCCGCCTTGTCCCTGCAGCGCTCGATGTGGCCCTTGCTGATGGCGCCGGACCCGCTTTGGTGTGCCTCCAGGCCGGCAACCTGCACTCGGGTGCCTTTGACCCCTTTGCCGAGGCCATCGCCGTCGCACGCAAACACGGCGCGTGGGTCCACGTCGATGGTGCCTTCGGCCTGTGGGCTGCCGCTGTGCCGGAACTGCGGCATCTCACCCGGGGGTTTGAAGAGGCGGATTCGTGGGGCACGGACGCCCACAAGACCCTGAACGTGCCCTACGACTGCGGAATCGCCATCGTCCGGGACCCGTCGGCACTGCGGGCTGCGATGGGCCTGCATGCGAGCTACCTGGTGCATGACGCCGAAGGCCCGGGCGACCCTTTCGAAAAGGTCCCCGAGCTGTCCCGGCGCGCACGGGGAGTTCCGGTCTGGGCGGCCCTGAAAAGCCTCGGCCGCGACGGGGTGGCCGCGCAGGTGGGCGGCCTGGCCGCGGCAGCAACGGCCATCGCGGAGGGGGTGGCGGCCCTGGACGGGGTGGAGGTACTCAATGACGTCGGCTACACCCAGGTGTGCCTGGCATTCGGGGATGACGAGACCACCCGCGCAGTCACCGCCCGCATCATCGAGGAGGGAAAGGTGTGGATGTCCGGTTCGCACTGGCGGGACCGTGACATCCTCCGGGTTTCGGTGAGCAACTGGCACACGGCGGGGGAGGATGTGGCCACGGCAGTGGACGCTGTAAGGTCAGCCCTGGCCGCGGTGCGGAACTCCTGA